From the genome of Winogradskyella forsetii, one region includes:
- a CDS encoding bifunctional UDP-3-O-[3-hydroxymyristoyl] N-acetylglucosamine deacetylase/3-hydroxyacyl-ACP dehydratase — protein MAIIKTETKQKTIEKEVTLTGVGLHTGAEVKLVFKPGAENSGFVFVRVDLEGSPKIEADANYVTSTQRGTCLERNGVTIQTCEHVLAALVGLDIDNAVLELDASEPPIMDGSSKYFVEAIEKAGIVEQDAFREEYEVTQVVSYTDEESGSEIILMPSNSYQITTMVDFGTKVLGTQNATLNNVSDFKSEIANARTFSFLHEIEMLLEHGLIKGGDLNNAIVYVDKELSPKTMDKLRVAFKKDNIAVKPNGILDNLTLHHPNEAARHKLLDVVGDLALIGTRLRGKVIANKPGHFVNTQFAKKMSKLIKNERRNNVPQLDLNSPPLMDVNQIMDMLPHRQPFLLLDKVYELTDNHVIGMKNVTMNEEFFKGHFPGAPVMPGVLIIEAMAQTGGILVLSTVPDPENYLTFFMKMDNVKFKQKVVPGDTLIFKCSLITPIRRGICHMQGYAYANGKLCAEAELMAQISKVK, from the coding sequence ATGGCCATAATTAAAACGGAAACGAAACAAAAAACCATTGAAAAGGAAGTTACACTAACAGGAGTTGGACTTCATACTGGTGCAGAAGTAAAGTTGGTGTTTAAGCCAGGTGCAGAAAATTCTGGATTTGTGTTTGTACGCGTAGATTTGGAAGGCAGTCCAAAAATAGAAGCGGATGCCAATTATGTTACCAGTACACAGCGTGGCACCTGTTTAGAAAGAAATGGTGTAACCATTCAAACCTGTGAGCACGTTTTGGCGGCATTAGTAGGTTTAGATATCGATAATGCAGTTTTAGAATTAGATGCTTCAGAGCCACCAATAATGGATGGGTCTTCCAAATATTTTGTGGAAGCTATCGAAAAGGCTGGTATAGTTGAACAAGATGCATTTAGAGAAGAATATGAAGTCACCCAAGTGGTATCTTATACAGATGAAGAATCTGGTAGTGAGATTATTTTAATGCCTTCTAATTCTTATCAAATTACAACGATGGTTGATTTTGGAACCAAAGTTTTAGGAACTCAAAATGCAACTTTAAATAATGTTTCAGATTTTAAATCTGAAATAGCAAATGCGAGAACGTTTAGTTTTTTGCATGAGATTGAAATGCTTCTAGAACATGGATTGATTAAAGGTGGTGACCTAAATAATGCTATTGTGTATGTAGATAAAGAGCTCTCTCCAAAAACTATGGATAAATTAAGAGTCGCTTTCAAAAAAGATAATATTGCAGTAAAGCCAAATGGTATCTTGGATAATCTAACATTACATCATCCAAACGAAGCTGCACGTCATAAGCTACTTGATGTGGTTGGCGATTTAGCATTGATTGGTACACGGCTAAGAGGAAAAGTCATTGCCAATAAGCCAGGTCATTTTGTAAATACACAGTTTGCAAAAAAGATGTCCAAGCTTATAAAGAACGAAAGAAGAAATAACGTTCCTCAACTCGATCTGAATTCACCACCACTAATGGATGTGAATCAAATAATGGATATGTTACCGCATAGACAACCATTTTTATTGCTCGATAAAGTTTATGAGCTTACCGACAACCATGTTATTGGTATGAAAAATGTGACTATGAACGAAGAGTTCTTTAAAGGACATTTTCCGGGTGCACCAGTGATGCCAGGCGTTTTAATTATAGAAGCTATGGCACAAACAGGAGGGATTTTAGTATTGAGCACAGTTCCTGATCCTGAAAATTATTTAACATTTTTCATGAAAATGGATAATGTGAAATTCAAACAAAAAGTAGTGCCTGGCGATACCTTAATATTCAAATGTTCATTAATTACACCAATAAGACGAGGTATTTGCCACATGCAAGGTTATGCCTATGCCAACGGTAAATTATGCGCAGAGGCTGAACTAATGGCACAAATATCAAAAGTAAAATAA
- the lpxA gene encoding acyl-ACP--UDP-N-acetylglucosamine O-acyltransferase, with amino-acid sequence MNQPLAYVHPGAKIAKNVVIEPFTTIHNNVKIGEGTWIGSNVTIMEGARIGKNCNIFPGAVISAVPQDLKYNDEDTTVEIGDNVTIRECVTINRGTTDKMKTVIGDNCLIMAYCHIAHDCIVGNNCIFSNNSTLAGHINVGDYVVLAGMTAVHQFCSIGNHAFVTGGSLVRKDVPPYVKAAREPLSYVGINSVGLRRRGYTTEKIREIQNIYRILYQKNYNNTQASDLIEAEMEATPERDEILQFIKNSHRGIMKGYFKSN; translated from the coding sequence ATGAACCAACCGTTAGCATACGTACATCCAGGAGCAAAGATTGCTAAGAATGTCGTCATAGAACCTTTTACCACCATACATAACAATGTAAAAATTGGTGAAGGCACTTGGATTGGAAGTAATGTAACTATTATGGAAGGTGCTCGTATAGGAAAGAACTGTAATATTTTTCCAGGAGCGGTAATTTCTGCTGTACCGCAAGATTTAAAATATAATGATGAAGATACTACTGTAGAAATAGGAGATAATGTCACCATCAGAGAATGTGTAACGATTAATCGTGGTACAACAGACAAAATGAAAACAGTTATTGGTGATAATTGTTTGATAATGGCCTATTGCCATATTGCTCACGATTGTATTGTGGGTAACAATTGTATTTTTTCAAATAACAGCACCCTTGCAGGTCATATTAATGTCGGTGACTATGTGGTCTTAGCAGGTATGACAGCAGTTCATCAATTTTGCTCTATTGGAAATCACGCTTTTGTAACTGGTGGGTCATTAGTGCGTAAAGACGTTCCACCTTATGTTAAGGCAGCAAGAGAGCCTTTGTCTTATGTTGGAATTAACTCCGTAGGCTTAAGGCGAAGAGGTTACACTACCGAAAAAATAAGGGAGATTCAGAATATTTACAGAATACTCTATCAAAAAAATTATAATAATACCCAAGCTTCAGATTTAATTGAAGCGGAAATGGAAGCCACACCAGAACGTGATGAGATTCTTCAGTTTATAAAGAATTCGCATCGTGGAATTATGAAAGGGTATTTTAAATCGAACTAG
- the efp gene encoding elongation factor P: MASTSDIRNGLCIRYNNDIYKIIEFLHVKPGKGPAFVRTKMKSVTTGKVLDNTFSAGHKIEDVRVETHKFQYLYNDGEFYHFMNEADYTQIRLLESAIDRTDLMKEGEVVTIQINTEDNMPLSVDLPASVILEVTATEPGVKGNTATNATKPATVESGAEVNVPLFINEGDKIKVETEKGTYKERIKE, translated from the coding sequence ATGGCAAGCACATCAGATATTAGAAACGGATTATGTATAAGATACAATAACGATATTTACAAGATCATAGAGTTTCTTCATGTAAAACCAGGTAAGGGACCAGCTTTTGTAAGAACTAAAATGAAAAGTGTCACAACAGGTAAGGTATTGGATAATACATTTTCAGCTGGACATAAAATTGAAGACGTACGTGTTGAAACGCATAAATTTCAATATTTATATAACGATGGTGAGTTTTATCATTTCATGAATGAAGCCGATTACACGCAAATACGATTATTGGAATCTGCTATCGATAGAACCGATTTAATGAAAGAAGGAGAAGTAGTCACCATTCAAATTAACACAGAGGACAATATGCCACTTTCTGTAGATTTACCAGCTTCTGTAATTTTAGAAGTCACTGCAACAGAGCCAGGTGTAAAAGGAAATACAGCAACCAATGCAACTAAACCAGCCACTGTCGAATCTGGAGCGGAAGTAAATGTGCCATTATTCATCAATGAAGGTGACAAGATTAAAGTTGAAACTGAAAAAGGTACATACAAAGAACGAATTAAAGAATAA
- a CDS encoding UDP-3-O-(3-hydroxymyristoyl)glucosamine N-acyltransferase, translating to MKFQKPHTLKQIATLIDCEFKGAEDFEILGINEIHVVEPGDIVFVDHPKYYDKALESAATIVLINKDVECPDGKALLISDDPFRDFNKLTEHFKPFRASNSAIASDAIIGEGTVIQPNCFIGNNVTIGKNCIIHANVSIYDDAIIGDEVTIHAGTVLGASAFYYKNRPEGYDQLKSGGRVIIKNNVDIGALCTIDRGVTGDTTIGEGSKLDNQIQVGHDTVIGKKCLIASQTGIAGCVVIEDNVTIWGQVGIKSGITLAKGTVLYAQSGLGHSTEEGKTYFGSPAQDARVMFKEMAYIKKIPEILQKLKNLS from the coding sequence ATGAAATTCCAAAAACCGCATACTCTAAAACAAATCGCCACATTAATTGATTGTGAATTTAAAGGTGCGGAAGATTTCGAAATTTTAGGTATCAATGAAATTCATGTGGTTGAACCAGGAGACATTGTATTTGTAGATCATCCTAAATATTATGATAAAGCTTTAGAATCTGCTGCAACCATTGTTTTAATCAACAAAGATGTTGAATGTCCTGATGGAAAAGCACTTTTAATCTCAGATGATCCTTTTCGGGATTTTAATAAACTTACAGAACATTTTAAACCATTTAGAGCTTCCAATTCAGCCATTGCAAGTGATGCTATAATTGGAGAAGGCACCGTGATTCAGCCCAACTGTTTTATAGGCAATAATGTAACTATTGGTAAAAACTGTATCATTCACGCTAACGTAAGCATTTATGATGATGCTATAATAGGAGATGAGGTTACTATCCATGCAGGAACAGTCTTAGGTGCAAGTGCCTTCTACTATAAAAACAGACCAGAAGGGTACGATCAGTTAAAATCTGGAGGTCGTGTTATCATAAAAAACAATGTAGATATTGGTGCACTTTGTACGATAGATAGAGGTGTTACTGGAGATACAACCATTGGAGAAGGGTCAAAATTGGATAATCAAATTCAGGTTGGACATGATACGGTCATTGGCAAGAAATGTCTAATAGCTTCACAAACAGGAATTGCTGGATGTGTTGTTATTGAGGATAATGTGACCATTTGGGGGCAAGTAGGCATAAAAAGTGGAATCACATTGGCAAAAGGAACGGTTCTTTATGCACAATCTGGTCTAGGGCATTCTACGGAAGAGGGTAAAACATACTTCGGTTCACCAGCTCAGGACGCTAGAGTCATGTTTAAAGAGATGGCTTACATTAAAAAAATTCCAGAAATTCTTCAAAAATTAAAAAACTTATCATGA
- a CDS encoding nuclear transport factor 2 family protein, with the protein MTAKDIVKAFYESDLANDPKVMERFFHKDCELHWTNSQGFVLLDYSDLKDFFKDTRKSYNSLRFEFTHFIEAGNFVTSRHTLFGNTIENPDSETTLAHFTTIWEVKDDKLYRGFEISQQADESDDISMASYM; encoded by the coding sequence ATGACTGCAAAAGACATTGTAAAAGCATTTTATGAATCTGATCTAGCCAATGATCCAAAGGTTATGGAACGGTTTTTTCATAAGGATTGCGAATTACACTGGACCAATAGTCAAGGATTTGTATTGTTGGATTATAGTGATTTGAAAGATTTTTTTAAAGATACACGTAAATCATACAACAGTCTTCGTTTTGAATTTACCCATTTCATAGAAGCCGGAAATTTCGTCACCTCAAGACATACACTCTTTGGTAACACTATAGAAAACCCAGATTCGGAAACTACCTTGGCGCATTTCACAACCATTTGGGAGGTAAAAGACGATAAATTATATCGTGGTTTTGAGATCAGTCAACAAGCTGACGAATCCGACGATATTAGCATGGCATCATACATGTAA
- the sucD gene encoding succinate--CoA ligase subunit alpha translates to MSVLVNKNSNIIVQGFTGSEGTFHAEQMIEYGTNVVGGVTPGKGGQTHLDKPVFNTVSEAVEKVGADTTIIFVPPAFAADAIMEAADAGIKVIITITEGIPVADMIKASNYIKNKDCRLIGPNCPGVITPGEAKVGIMPGFVFKKGNVGIVSKSGTLTYEAADQVVKQGLGITTAIGIGGDPIIGTTTKEAVELLINDPETEAVVMIGEIGGQLEADAAHWYKESGSKKPVIGFIAGETAPAGRTMGHAGAIVGGSDDTAQAKKKIMRACGIHVVDSPAEIGKKVAEVLG, encoded by the coding sequence ATGAGCGTTTTAGTTAATAAAAATTCCAATATTATAGTTCAAGGCTTTACAGGTAGTGAAGGTACGTTTCACGCAGAGCAAATGATTGAATACGGTACAAACGTTGTTGGAGGTGTTACACCAGGAAAAGGTGGTCAAACACATCTAGACAAGCCTGTTTTTAATACAGTTTCTGAAGCTGTTGAAAAAGTGGGTGCCGATACGACCATTATTTTTGTACCACCAGCTTTTGCTGCTGATGCTATTATGGAAGCTGCAGATGCAGGAATTAAAGTCATTATTACCATAACTGAAGGCATTCCTGTTGCAGATATGATTAAAGCCTCTAACTACATAAAAAATAAAGACTGTCGTTTAATTGGTCCTAACTGTCCTGGTGTTATTACACCTGGTGAAGCTAAAGTTGGTATTATGCCAGGTTTTGTGTTCAAAAAAGGGAATGTTGGAATCGTTTCTAAATCTGGAACATTAACGTATGAAGCCGCTGATCAAGTAGTAAAGCAAGGTTTAGGAATTACAACAGCTATTGGTATTGGTGGTGATCCAATTATTGGAACTACCACTAAGGAAGCGGTTGAATTATTAATCAACGATCCGGAAACTGAAGCTGTAGTGATGATTGGCGAAATTGGAGGTCAGTTGGAAGCAGATGCTGCACATTGGTATAAAGAAAGCGGAAGTAAGAAACCTGTTATTGGTTTTATTGCTGGTGAAACAGCTCCTGCTGGTCGTACAATGGGTCATGCTGGTGCTATTGTAGGAGGAAGTGATGATACTGCGCAAGCCAAAAAGAAAATTATGAGAGCATGTGGAATCCATGTCGTGGATTCACCTGCTGAAATAGGAAAGAAAGTAGCTGAAGTTTTAGGCTAA
- a CDS encoding M16 family metallopeptidase: MKHIKSIWLFLMIAAVFGCKNESNDKKMSYVVETNEGTNGFNFETVSDDPTGLRLYTLDNGLKVYLGQNNEEPKIQTLIAVRAGSTYDPADNTGLAHYLEHMVFKGTDKIGTQNYEEEAKLIKQISDLYEEHKKEQDPKKKKAIYKEIDEISLEASKLSIANEYDKMTNSLGAEGTNAFTSNEQTVYVNKIPSNEVDKWLKVESERFSKLVLRLFHTELEAVYEEFNRGQDSDGRKQYFATLEGLFPTHPYGTQSTIGISEHLKNPSMEAINAYFDKYYVPNNMAVIMVGDLDFDETIKKVNDAFGSYEKKEVTHPTFPKLEPLSTPVKKEVLGPTAESIYVAFRSKGKGSDQEVLLKLVDYMLANSQAGLIDLNLNQKQLVQNASSYTNFDNDYGFHLLYGSPKADQSLDEVRDLLLAQVEKIKKGEFEDWLLDAVINDLRLSQIQQYENASSTAYAYLDAFIGEQDWNNRLKMLDEMKKITKQEVIDFANSFYGNNYVEVHKLKGEDTSIVKVENPGITPIELNRGKESEFLKSLNAMVSPDLKPQFIDYKTAIKETKTDNGLKLSYVENPNNDIFNLNIIFDMGQDNDRMVSLAAGYLDYLGTDTYTPEQLKQEFYKIGIQYNVFSSSDKTYVGISGLKENLDAGLALLEHLWNNAEPNQETYDKYVESILKGREDGKTQKGNIFWNGLMNYGQYGENSRLRNIYSQAELNAMSPTELVNKIKEMRAYNQRIFYYGNAIGEAKEALNKHHKIPETLLDYPEKTEYTNLETGGNVYFVDYDMVQSEILLLAKGEEFSPKKMAASQLFNTYFGSGLSSIVFQEIRESKSLAYSAFSSYNNASEAGKPDYTMAYVGTQANKLGQAVDAMMELMTNMPEAEDQFNQAKEATLKKIAAKRITKSNIFWTYEGLKKQGIDNDNREEIYNAIKNMTMADLKTFFDDNIKGENYNVMVIGNKKDMDFDALSKLGTIKELDIDYLFNYNQPEALKQ, from the coding sequence ATGAAACACATTAAATCAATTTGGTTGTTTTTAATGATTGCAGCAGTTTTTGGCTGTAAAAATGAAAGCAATGACAAGAAAATGTCTTATGTTGTTGAGACCAATGAAGGCACCAACGGCTTTAATTTTGAAACCGTATCGGACGACCCAACGGGTTTGAGACTATACACTTTAGACAATGGTCTTAAAGTCTATTTAGGTCAAAATAATGAAGAACCAAAGATTCAAACACTTATAGCTGTTAGAGCTGGTTCTACTTATGATCCTGCAGATAACACCGGTTTAGCTCACTATTTAGAGCACATGGTTTTTAAGGGAACCGATAAAATTGGAACTCAAAATTATGAAGAAGAAGCTAAGTTAATTAAACAAATTTCTGATTTGTATGAGGAGCATAAGAAAGAACAAGATCCTAAAAAGAAAAAAGCTATTTATAAAGAAATAGACGAAATTTCTTTAGAAGCTTCAAAATTATCTATAGCCAATGAATATGATAAAATGACAAATTCATTAGGAGCAGAAGGCACCAATGCGTTTACATCTAACGAACAAACCGTTTATGTCAACAAAATTCCTTCAAACGAAGTTGATAAATGGTTAAAAGTAGAAAGTGAGCGATTTAGCAAATTGGTATTGCGTCTGTTTCATACAGAACTAGAAGCTGTTTATGAAGAATTTAATAGAGGACAAGACAGCGATGGCCGTAAGCAATATTTCGCTACACTCGAAGGATTATTTCCAACACATCCTTACGGAACGCAATCTACCATTGGTATTTCAGAGCATTTAAAAAATCCATCTATGGAAGCCATAAATGCTTATTTTGATAAATATTATGTACCAAACAACATGGCAGTAATCATGGTTGGTGATTTAGATTTTGACGAAACCATCAAAAAGGTAAACGATGCATTTGGTAGTTATGAGAAGAAGGAAGTGACACATCCTACGTTTCCAAAATTAGAGCCACTTTCAACGCCAGTAAAGAAAGAGGTTTTAGGACCAACTGCGGAATCCATATATGTTGCCTTTAGATCTAAAGGAAAAGGATCTGATCAAGAAGTATTGTTGAAGTTGGTAGATTACATGTTAGCAAACTCCCAAGCTGGTTTAATTGATTTGAATCTTAACCAGAAGCAATTGGTTCAAAATGCATCATCTTATACAAATTTTGATAATGACTACGGCTTCCATTTACTTTATGGTTCTCCAAAAGCTGACCAATCTTTAGACGAAGTTAGAGATCTTTTACTAGCGCAAGTGGAAAAAATTAAAAAGGGTGAATTCGAGGATTGGTTATTAGATGCTGTTATAAATGATTTACGTTTATCTCAAATTCAACAATACGAAAATGCGTCATCAACAGCTTATGCGTATTTGGATGCATTTATTGGCGAGCAAGATTGGAACAACCGTCTAAAAATGCTTGATGAAATGAAGAAAATCACGAAGCAAGAAGTAATTGATTTTGCCAATTCATTTTATGGAAACAACTATGTAGAAGTGCATAAACTTAAAGGCGAAGACACCTCAATCGTTAAAGTAGAAAATCCAGGAATAACACCGATTGAATTAAATAGAGGAAAAGAATCTGAGTTTTTAAAGTCTTTAAATGCTATGGTTTCTCCAGATTTGAAACCGCAATTTATTGATTACAAAACCGCAATAAAAGAAACAAAAACCGATAATGGTCTTAAACTTTCTTATGTAGAAAATCCTAACAATGATATTTTTAATTTGAATATCATTTTTGATATGGGACAAGATAACGACCGTATGGTTTCTCTTGCTGCTGGTTATTTAGATTATTTAGGAACTGACACCTACACCCCAGAACAGTTAAAACAAGAGTTTTATAAAATAGGCATTCAGTATAATGTCTTTTCGTCTAGTGATAAAACTTATGTAGGCATTTCAGGGCTTAAAGAAAATCTAGATGCAGGTTTAGCACTTCTGGAACATTTATGGAATAACGCTGAACCAAACCAAGAAACTTATGACAAGTATGTTGAAAGTATTTTGAAAGGCAGAGAAGATGGCAAAACACAAAAAGGAAATATTTTCTGGAATGGTTTAATGAATTATGGGCAATATGGCGAAAATTCAAGGTTAAGAAATATTTATTCCCAGGCGGAATTAAATGCTATGAGCCCAACGGAATTAGTAAACAAAATAAAAGAAATGCGTGCTTATAACCAACGTATCTTTTATTATGGTAATGCCATAGGCGAAGCCAAAGAGGCTTTAAACAAACATCACAAGATTCCTGAAACTTTGTTGGATTATCCTGAAAAAACAGAATATACCAATTTAGAAACTGGAGGTAACGTTTATTTTGTCGATTACGATATGGTGCAGAGTGAAATTTTACTATTGGCTAAAGGAGAAGAGTTCAGTCCAAAGAAAATGGCAGCTTCGCAATTGTTCAATACGTATTTTGGTAGTGGATTATCGTCAATTGTGTTTCAGGAAATAAGAGAATCTAAATCTTTAGCCTATTCTGCATTTTCTAGCTATAATAATGCCAGTGAAGCTGGCAAGCCAGATTACACAATGGCTTACGTTGGTACACAAGCCAATAAATTGGGGCAAGCTGTAGATGCCATGATGGAATTAATGACTAATATGCCAGAGGCTGAAGATCAATTCAACCAAGCAAAAGAAGCAACATTAAAGAAAATTGCGGCTAAACGAATTACCAAGTCAAATATTTTTTGGACGTATGAAGGTTTGAAAAAACAAGGTATTGATAATGATAATCGCGAGGAAATCTATAATGCCATTAAAAACATGACGATGGCAGACCTAAAAACATTCTTTGACGATAACATTAAAGGAGAAAACTATAACGTCATGGTTATTGGCAACAAAAAAGACATGGATTTTGATGCCTTGAGCAAATTAGGAACCATAAAAGAATTGGATATCGATTATCTTTTCAATTATAATCAACCTGAAGCCTTAAAGCAATAG
- the fabG gene encoding 3-oxoacyl-[acyl-carrier-protein] reductase, which produces MKLLEGKTAIITGASRGIGKGIAEVFADHGANVAFTYSSSVEAANELEKELNAKGIKAKGYQSNAANFDESQKLAEDVLAEFGSIDILVNNAGITKDNLLMRMGEEDFDKVIEVNLKSVFNMTKAVQRTMLKQRKGSIINMSSVVGVKGNAGQTNYAASKAGIIGFSKSVALELGSRNIRSNVIAPGFIETEMTAKLDEETLKGWRAGIPLKRGGTPEDIANACVFLASDLSAYVTGQTLNVDGGMLT; this is translated from the coding sequence ATGAAACTACTAGAGGGAAAAACAGCCATAATAACAGGTGCAAGTAGAGGCATTGGAAAAGGAATCGCTGAAGTTTTTGCCGATCATGGTGCAAATGTAGCATTTACCTATAGCTCATCCGTTGAAGCTGCCAATGAACTGGAAAAAGAATTAAATGCCAAAGGTATAAAAGCCAAAGGCTACCAAAGCAATGCTGCCAATTTTGATGAATCCCAAAAATTGGCAGAAGACGTTTTAGCGGAATTCGGTTCTATTGATATTCTTGTGAATAATGCAGGAATCACAAAAGATAATCTCTTAATGCGAATGGGAGAAGAAGATTTTGATAAGGTCATTGAAGTGAACTTAAAATCGGTTTTTAACATGACCAAAGCCGTTCAGCGCACTATGTTAAAACAGCGAAAAGGGTCTATAATTAATATGAGCTCTGTAGTTGGAGTAAAAGGTAACGCAGGACAAACCAATTATGCAGCCTCTAAAGCCGGAATTATTGGGTTTTCTAAATCCGTAGCTTTAGAATTAGGCTCACGGAATATTAGAAGTAACGTCATCGCACCTGGTTTTATAGAAACTGAAATGACGGCAAAATTAGACGAAGAAACCTTAAAAGGATGGCGAGCAGGTATTCCACTAAAAAGAGGAGGAACACCAGAAGATATTGCTAATGCTTGTGTGTTTTTAGCGAGTGATTTAAGCGCTTATGTTACTGGACAGACGCTTAATGTTGATGGCGGTATGCTAACCTAA
- a CDS encoding vWA domain-containing protein, whose amino-acid sequence MQKETIIYITIAAITALLLALFQYLYKSKFKNNLKYLLTALRAISIFGILLLLINPKFESFTYFDEKPTLVVAVDNSESISYLKQDEKAREVANALTNSSELNDRFNIQTYSFGKTVKSLDSLNFNERQSNVALALKQFGEVYANQTAPIVVLSDGNQTYGADYSFMAKGIKQPIYPVILGDSTVHSDLSIKQLNVNRYVYLKNKFPVEIITNYNGNEAITSELKIWSGNTIVFRKTLQFNASKSSEIVSTALTANSVGVKTYRVELVALDSEKNKVNNYKNFGVEVIDQKTNIALVYDRMHPDLGALKKAIESNEQRSVSIIKPKELIDKINDFQLVILYQPNNNFNTVLKTIKEQKINTFVITGATTNWNILNQSQYYFKQKITNQTENYQPSLNRNYGVFIVENLDFNSFPPLIAEFGALQISVPHETLLFKAVNGITTEDILLATFEADGTKHAILNGEDIWRWRAQSFLNTNSFNNFDEFINKLVQYLSSNKKRKRINIDYKSFYNGNDDVIITAQYFNKNFEFDNSASLSIVLKNKEDESIREVPLLLNNGNFTVDLSGIKAGLYDFTVKHNSESVAASGSFQVLEYNVEQQFLNADLTKLRSLAVNSGGEVYFINDSEVLIDNLLNDNRYRTIQKSTKNIVPLIDWKYLLGLIALSLFAEWFIRKYNGLI is encoded by the coding sequence ATGCAAAAGGAAACAATAATTTACATAACTATTGCTGCAATTACAGCGCTTTTATTAGCGCTGTTTCAGTATTTGTATAAATCGAAATTTAAAAATAATCTAAAATACCTGCTTACAGCACTGAGAGCGATTTCAATCTTTGGAATCTTGTTATTACTGATCAATCCCAAGTTTGAATCCTTCACCTATTTTGATGAAAAACCTACCCTTGTAGTTGCTGTGGATAATTCAGAATCGATCTCGTATTTAAAACAAGATGAAAAGGCTAGGGAAGTAGCTAATGCATTAACCAATAGTTCAGAACTTAATGATCGTTTTAATATTCAAACCTATAGTTTTGGGAAGACCGTTAAGTCATTAGACAGTTTAAATTTTAACGAACGTCAATCTAATGTAGCTTTGGCTTTAAAACAGTTTGGCGAAGTTTATGCCAATCAAACCGCTCCAATTGTGGTGTTAAGTGATGGTAACCAAACCTATGGCGCCGATTACAGTTTTATGGCAAAAGGGATTAAACAGCCTATTTACCCAGTCATTCTTGGAGATTCAACAGTACATTCCGATTTAAGTATTAAGCAACTGAATGTGAATCGATATGTCTATCTCAAGAATAAATTTCCGGTTGAAATTATTACGAATTATAATGGTAACGAAGCTATAACTTCAGAACTTAAAATTTGGTCTGGCAATACCATAGTGTTTAGAAAAACATTACAATTTAATGCTTCCAAGTCTTCTGAAATTGTGTCCACAGCTTTAACGGCAAATAGTGTTGGCGTAAAAACGTATAGAGTTGAGTTGGTCGCTTTAGATAGTGAGAAGAACAAAGTAAATAATTATAAAAATTTTGGAGTAGAAGTCATTGACCAAAAGACAAATATCGCCTTAGTATATGATCGTATGCATCCTGATTTAGGAGCTTTGAAAAAGGCGATAGAAAGTAATGAGCAACGAAGTGTTTCCATTATAAAACCAAAAGAATTAATAGATAAAATAAATGATTTTCAATTGGTTATACTCTATCAGCCAAATAATAACTTTAATACCGTTTTAAAAACAATAAAAGAACAGAAAATCAATACTTTTGTTATTACAGGAGCAACAACCAACTGGAATATTTTAAATCAAAGTCAATACTATTTTAAACAAAAAATAACTAATCAAACTGAGAACTATCAACCGAGTTTAAACAGAAACTATGGCGTTTTCATTGTAGAAAATCTCGATTTCAATAGTTTTCCACCTTTGATTGCTGAGTTTGGAGCGCTTCAAATTTCGGTGCCTCATGAAACTCTATTATTCAAAGCGGTCAATGGCATTACAACTGAAGATATTTTATTGGCAACATTTGAAGCCGATGGCACGAAACACGCCATTTTAAATGGAGAAGACATTTGGCGATGGCGAGCACAATCCTTTCTCAATACCAATAGTTTCAATAATTTTGACGAATTTATAAATAAATTGGTTCAATATTTAAGTTCAAATAAAAAACGAAAACGCATTAATATCGATTACAAATCTTTTTATAACGGTAATGATGATGTAATTATAACGGCGCAATATTTTAATAAAAACTTTGAGTTTGATAATTCGGCATCGCTAAGTATCGTCTTGAAAAATAAGGAAGATGAAAGCATAAGAGAAGTGCCATTATTACTGAACAATGGCAATTTCACTGTAGATCTAAGTGGGATAAAGGCTGGCTTATATGATTTCACGGTAAAGCACAATTCGGAATCCGTTGCTGCATCCGGAAGTTTTCAAGTTTTGGAATATAATGTAGAACAACAATTCCTAAATGCTGATTTGACCAAATTGAGATCTCTGGCAGTAAATAGTGGAGGAGAAGTTTATTTTATAAATGATTCTGAGGTGTTAATTGATAATTTACTAAATGACAATCGCTACAGAACCATACAGAAAAGCACTAAAAATATCGTACCTTTGATAGATTGGAAATATCTACTTGGTTTAATCGCTTTAAGCCTTTTTGCGGAGTGGTTTATCAGAAAATATAACGGATTAATTTAA